One Sphaeramia orbicularis chromosome 21, fSphaOr1.1, whole genome shotgun sequence DNA window includes the following coding sequences:
- the LOC115412391 gene encoding LOW QUALITY PROTEIN: immunoglobulin-like domain-containing receptor 2 (The sequence of the model RefSeq protein was modified relative to this genomic sequence to represent the inferred CDS: deleted 1 base in 1 codon) encodes MNFYRLVILLGATVCVCDAVHVIVREKQRYAMLFQSVVLPCQYQTASIQTPVVQWWYKSYCRDRTRESFTLPETLGMQASELGPESHLDCSDNSRTIRVVASAQGSSLTLAEHYKGRDITIINKADLRIGELQWGDSGVYFCKVVIADDLEGKNEAQLELLVLGRKGEQDDLLPEFDVEIMPEWAFVGSVVLGSVLFLVLLGICWCQCCPHSCCCYVSCCCCPNTCCCPRHLYEAGKMAKSGQSAQVPVYPYYIPGVPSVVPLAPSTLGEPKITSIPSVNNNLAGVRSGYRLKASPDQDSMKILYYIEKELAQLPSAKMAALQPGSLSELSSLHDGGNTDFRHTYQTVQMKALPPIADIDDQSTLRAPPGRSRRPRQRDRGAHSDDELDNRWNPRSEHLQRKTLGRRGRTGSLDELEEFARSYGSRGRRPDPPDRTYERDYSPPRHFYRDEEYGWGRRSPSPLPQKRRDTWDSDRPSRPAHNRGYDDAYLNSVLENKARGRGGDRGAGRVDEDSDTPSKGSSRGKGSDSYYSRSPSNRPEEDDPLPPYSELEAERYRRAEPPTDRYRTAEPPRTERYRTTEPASRPFSYTRPQQGLSHTIQGREDRDRNRNLSTALSRDSLIV; translated from the exons tctgtgtgtgtgatgcTGTGCATGTCATAGTCCGGGAGAAGCAGCGCTATGCCATGCTCTTCCAGTCCGTGGTCCTCCCTTGTCAGTACCAGACGGCGTCCATCCAGACCCCCGTGGTGCAATGGTGGTACAAGTCCTACTGTCGAGACCGCACACGGGAGTCCTTCACTCTTCCGGAGACTCTGGGTATGCAGGCCTCCGAGCTGGGACCGGAGTCTCACCTGGACTGCTCCGACAACAGCCGCACCATCCGGGTCGTGGCGTCTGCTCAGGGGTCGTCGCTGACGCTGGCTGAACACTACAAAGGCAGAGACATCACCATCATTAACA AGGCTGACCTGCGCATCGGGGAGCTGCAGTGGGGCGACAGTGGAGTGTATTTCTGTAAAGTCGTTATCGCTGACGATCTGGAGGGGAAAAATGAGGCCCAGCTGGAGTTACTTGTGCTTG GCAGGAAAGGTGAGCAGGACGATCTCCTACCTGAGTTTGATGTGGAGATTATGCCAG AGTGGGCATTTGTGGGATCTGTAGTCCTGGGCAGTGTCTTGTTCCTGGTGCTGTTGGGGATCTGCTGGTGCCAGTGCTGTCCTCATTCCTGCTGCTGCTAcgtcagctgctgctgctgtcctaACACCTGCTGCTGCCCACGACACT TGTATGAAGCAGGGAAGATGGCGAAGTCCGGTCAGTCTGCTCAGGTTCCTGTGTATCCCTACTATATTCCTGGTGTGCCTTCTGTGGTCCCACTGGCCCCCTCAACACTGGGGGAACCCAAGATCACCTCCATCCCATCGGTGAATAATAATCTGGCTGGAG TGCGCAGTGGTTACCGACTGAAAGCCAGTCCAGACCAGGACTCAATGAAAATCTTGTACTACATAGAGAAGGAGCTGGCTCAGCTTCCCTCTGCCAAGATGGCTGCACTGCAAC CCGGTAGCCTCTCAGAGCTGAGCTCCCTTCACGATGGAGGAAACACAGATTTCAGACACACCTATCAGACGGTGCAGATGAAGGCGCTCCCT CCCATCGCAGACATCGATGACCAGTCAACGCTGAGAGCTCCGCCCGGCCGGAGTCGAAGGccgagacagagggacagaggcgCCCACTCAGATGATGAACTGGACAACAG GTGGAACCCTCGATCAGAACATCTGCAAAGAAAAACTTTAGGCAGAAGGGGCCGGACCGGCTCCCTGGATGAGCTGGAGGAATTCGCCCGGTCCTACGGCTCCCGCGGGCGTCGACCTGACCCTCCAGACCGTACATATGAGCGGGATTACAGCCCCCCCAGGCATTTCTACAGAGACGAGGAGTACGGGTGGGGCCGCCGGAGCCCTTCACCTTTACCACAGAAGAGAAGGGACACATGGGACAGCGACCGGCCGAGTCGACCGGCCCATAACAGAGGATATGACGACGCCTACCTCAACAGTGTCCTGGAGAACAAGGCCAGGGGGCGGGGAGGGGACAGGGGGGCCGGGAGGGTGGACGAGGACAGTGACACTCCATCCAAAGGCAGCTCCAGAGGCAAAGGCAGTGACAGCTACTACAGCCGGTCGCCTAGCAACCGACCCGAAGAGGATGACCCTCTGCCTCCGTACTCTGAGCTGGAGGCGGAGCGGTACCGCAGGGCTGAGCCGCCCACAGACCGGTACCGCACCGCAGAACCCCCCAGAACAGAGCGCTACAGGACCACCGAGCCGGCCTCGAGGCCCTTCAGTTACACCCGGCCCCAGCAGGGGTTGTCCCATACAATACAGGGCCGAGAGGACCGGGACAGGAACCGGAACCTG AGCACTGCACTGAGCAGGGACTCTCTCATAGTGTGA